The following nucleotide sequence is from Nomascus leucogenys isolate Asia chromosome 13, Asia_NLE_v1, whole genome shotgun sequence.
TGATACTTGACCTAAATTAAGCAAGAACCCTCAACTCTGTAATAAGTCGAAATACAAGATATAAGGCAGGAAACAAGGcaagggaaaaacacacacagggGCATCTACTTGCTGGAAACATGttgggagagaggcaggagcaGGCATGGCTTTGTTTCTTCCCAAACCTGCCTGATGTCAAAAGTACGTCAAAAGGAGCCTCACAGTCCCAGGAGAGCATGGTCCCAGGTATTGCTGTGACAGGTGGTAACCCTGGAGCCAGATCTGGAAGGCCTTCCTGGGGGCTGCCCAGGGAATTCACCCATGAATCCAGAAGCACTTAACACTGGTGGTGGTGATTTGTCACATATGGCAGCGAGCAGCCATTAAGACTGTAGGAGGAGAGATGTGAAAAGCAAGATGCGTTTGCTCGGTGGCGTGTGGGCAGGCTGACTGTGGCTCTGCAGGCTGCAGCAGGTCCAGCCGGTGACCCGACAGGGCATCAGGCAACCTGGCAGGTCACAAGTCAATCATTTCACCCTCACGTTGAGCAGCACAGCACTCAGTGGCTCTGACAACAGGTGTAGAGAAGGAGATTACACCACTTTAATGCAATGATGCTGAAGATGTAAAATTAGGAAGAGACGTTCACGTTCTCTGTACAATACATCCATTTACAGAATCAGCCAGTACTGTGTAcaacatataaatacatgttaaaaCATTAGAGGTGCATAGAGCATACTTACAGAAGCCAAAAAGTTCACTTTATACATCCAAGaataaagagttaaaaatataaaaataagaaacacacaccgctttgaaatgtaaaatgactTTCACATACACAGGTGCGTGGAGATGCCCACTCCCATAGGGTCCAAAGTGACAGGGAGGATGTCAAGCAGAGGAATTCACCTGCAAACGTCTGGACGGCTGACTCACAAGGTCTACAGATGGCATTTTCATAGGAAAGACAACCCTATTCCCCAACCCCATTGTCCAAGCAGAGCTATTCAAGGTTCCAAATGATCCTGTGGGTTAGTGGATCACACTGAGACAGAAAAGTTCCAAATTTGCTTCAGCAACAGAACCAAGGTCAAACTTGCTCCGTCAACTGGCAAATGACTCAACTGTGACCCTAAGGTCAGCAGGTGCACCAGCCCCCTGGTGGGCAATGCCGGGAGTTACTTTAACCCTGTGCTGGCTTCTTTCCTGGCCATCAACTCCCCAaagtagcagaagaaaagatggcAGGGAGGGGGCAGTGGAAGACTGGCATTTCTACTTAGTTCAGGTAGGTTAACTCCCTTGGTGGAGAACGCAACCTTCTTGCTTCAGTTTCAAGTCCCTCTGGGAGTCAGGcagtccccccaccccccacaacccCACTCCATGCCACATCAGGCTGTGTCTTGCAGGAGAGCTCAGGCTGGCTGGCCTTGGGCAGCCCAATGGGTTATACCCAGGAAACCCCTCCAGCAAGACCAGAAGGGTCGCCAAGTGACAGAGGGCTTTAGCAgtataaattttgggggaaggCAAGAGTGCTCCTGCCTAAAAAGAGTATTGTATCAATGATATTCTGTATACAGATTTAAGATCAATCATTATCAAAATACACACACTAAATATACAATGTTTCCCATGGCCATAATTTATTATCTCACCACAAGGCACAATACACAGAGCTTTGAGGGTCCAATACAGTCATCGTGACAGAACGCACCGCAGCCTTGGCACATGATCATGGCTTTCAGGCTGCACGCACACTGGAGCGAGATGCTTTCCACCGTGCTGCTGTCAGTGAACATTTGCAAGGAAAGGGATGCACTGTGGCTCGCACCAAAGTTTGCTTTGTGGCTCAGCTGCACCACACTTCCAGCAAGGCCTTTGGGAAAGGTGGGAGAGCTAGAGGAATAATTAAAGCTGGTGGAACTCAGTTGGAGTTTAGAAAGCTTCCCATAAAATGCCTGCTTGATGCTGAGttgggaggggagagaagaaggCTCCAGAGGCTCACTGAGCCCCTTTCCTGGCTCTCGGGGTAATTTCCAGAAGGGCAAGTCCATGACAAAGGGCATCCCTTGCAAGTGACCCATCAGTTCCAGAGGACTATGCCCAGTAGCTTTCCTGTTCTCGGCATTTGCCTTAAGAGGACCCCCCACAAAAGTCTTCTCATTCTTGACGCTGCCAACAGAGGCATGTGGCTTTGGAGCCCAGTCTTCCCTTGGAGTCTGTACCCCACCAGACATGGAGTTTGTGCTTGGTCCCAACTTCCCACTGGGAAAAACTGGAGGGATCTCAGCAGGCAGAGACATCGGGTCCGCAGGCCTGGGGCGCTGAAGGGTTGCAGCCACATTCCCAGAGCCAAAAAGCTTCTTCCCTTGGCCTGTAACATTGCTCTGATCACCCAGGGCCCGACCTGTCTGCTCTGGACCAAAGGAGATCACATTTGGAGATGAGAAACGAGGTGTTCTCGAGGTAGCAAGATCTCCTGGGCTCTTGCCTGGAGCAGCATTTGAATTACTGTCCTGTGACATGGCACAGACTTCCTTCTGATCTTCACAACTAAAGGAAGAGAACTGCTCTTTGGAATCCATTCCTTCCAGTTTCCTAGAGGATGTAATGGGATTTGTCACTGGATGGAGAGAGTCAAAACTTGGGACTGCCTTGGAATTCTTTTGGGGTGCTCCAGGAGCCTGGGTGGCCTCAATCCTGGCAAGACCAGTGCCTGTTTCACAGCTATCTGGTAGAAGAGGCTCCTTCAAAGCCCTTAAAGAACTGGGGCTGCTTCCACCAACCATGCCACTGTTTTTTCCAAGACCATGTAAAGATCCCATGCGCAGGGAGCCATGGCTCTGCTCTTTTGTAAGTGGTACTTGTGGGGATTCTGACATGCTGTCATTGTGGGCTGGTGGAAGAACTTTCTCTAGGGGCAAGTTACCTTGCAGCAACTGCATCACAAGTGGGTTAGTGGCCTCCACTGAGGACCCAGGCCTGGACAGGCACACGGCTCTTGGCTGGTACTCAGTATTGGCCAGCAGTAGGGAATCTGGGATCTTTTGGCGGACTGCACATACTCGAGACACCCAGCTCTGAGAAGCAACCATCCCATCTGTCCTTGTAACCAGACACAGGTCACCATTCACCTTGGACAGTGAGGCAGATTGGTTCCAACTGGGTTTCTCATCCTTGTCCACCGAAGATCCCTTTGTCACTGCAGCTTCACTAGTGTCAGCCTCACTGCTGTCCTCCGTGAGGTGACCTTCAAAGTCAGAGGCTGTATCTGTGGACTCACTGTGAGGACTCAGTGCTTCAGAGTCTCTGTTGATTTTCAGCTTTTCAATGTCCACCTGTTGACAGTAACTGCCAGTGCTGTCATTGCCTCCTCGAGATGGCACAGTCCAGAGTGAAGTAAGGCTGTCAGGAGGATCTAGACCCTCCTCGGCTGTCAAATCCCCAGGCAATGCAGGAGGGTTGGGAGCAGCTTTCTCCCACTCCTCTCCAACCTGGGGCTCAACAGATGGTACCTGTTCTCTGGATTCTGGTTCAGGCTGTTTCACTACCTCATCATTTGATGAGATGGGTATCCAATGCACAGAACTGTTAGAAACGAGAGCCTTGGTTTTCAAGTTTTCTTGTCTAGTATCACTTTCCCTCATAGgagggcatgagccaccaagccctaATTCGTCATCAAATGGTCTGTTCTGCAGGCAATCAGTCGGTGAGGATTCAGGTGTGGAACTGGGGGTCACATTTACAGGATCCTTCATAGTGGGATGACTGTCAAGAGCTTGGCCAGTTCCTTTCTCTAATGTATCATCTCCCACTAGAGACGGAATAAGACCATTGTCTGCGAGAACGGTGGGTCCTCGCTCCTCATCATCACTTTCCCAGGAAGTGGTGCCAGACTCACATTCAGTTCTAACATCCGGATGCAACTGAGGCTGCTCCACTAATCTCTCAGCTACTGAGGTTTGGGAGGACAGTGGGGGCAAGGCCTGGCATGGCTGGTCCCCAGTGGGAGCAATGGGGAGTTGGGAGGCATCTCCTAGCCCATCTGTGAGTCCAACTGTAGCCCTCTGTAGTAGGCAGCTTTCCTCCTTTCTCAGAGAAGGCAGGTCCTCTCTCCTAGCTCTGGACATGGCAGTTCCGGCCTGGGTATGCTCCCCATTTAGAGGATAAGGCGGCAGTAGTTGTGTTCGCTGTAGATCTGACGTACACTTTCCATGGGTGCTCGGGCCTCCCCTGGGCTCAGGGTGGCCACAGgcctcaccaccatcaccactgctgCCGCCTCTGCCACCTCCCTCATCGGTGGCCCCGCCGCCACCTCCACCCGGGCCACCCCCCCCTCCGATGGCAGTGGTGGCCGCCTCTCTATGGCAGTGGTGACCTCTTGCCCCTCGGACCTGCAGAGCACGGGCTTTAATGTCTGCGAGGGTCCTGGCGCCAGTCCAACCCCGGCAGGAGGACTCCGTGGTGGGGATGATCCGGGGGCATATCTGGTAAGTGGGCTGACCTTTAACCACCCAGGGTGGTTTGATACGTGAAAGTTGAATCtgcaaaaaaagaattagaaaatagttttaaCTGACTGGGTGATCTGACCTAGGGACTGTAAAGCAAAACTAGGATTCTAGTAGCTTAAGGGTCATGACATACAGAATCAAATAATTTccttaaaacaatgaaatcatcATAGTAAAATGGCTGCCATAACACACCATTCAGAGAAGATTCTGCTCAAGGGCTGTTATATGCCACACTTCTAAATTTAATTTCTGGTGGGACTCTGTGAGTCACTACAGCAAAGAATCTAACACTatcttaaaaagattttaaaacccCAAAGGATTTTGACCTCTCAAGATAACTTCAACAGAGTGAACAAAaaagtgaggaagaaaagaacCTATCTCACTAAACTTGAAGGCTGTCTCAAGCAAACCTCTCATAAAAAGCTCTACATTCCCACATAATTAACTTCAGGGCCCCAGAGTTAAGGGCTCTATAATCTCATGACTCTCAAAGAAAACCTGGCTCCAGGGCAGCCAGGAATCAAACAGTCTCCTACCCGGATGGGCGGGACTTTGGGCTCCTCTTTAGTGGGCTGTGGCTTTTCGGTGTGAACACTTTCAATTGTGTTACGAAAGGACTGACGATCTTCAAGCCGGGGCTTCTTTTCGGGAAAGGATGCAGAGGCCGCCTGCTCAAAGGATTTCCTCTTCTGATCCTTGGGTTCCTGATCCACAGTTTCCTGAGGCAGGCTAGGAATTCTGTCTGGAGATGCAGAGGCACGTGCCAAGTTGTCTGGCTCAGCCTGGATCCGAGAAGCCACAGACTCAACTGGGAATTTGGGACCCTCCAGGTcaggtgctgcagaggatgtgcctggcacatggggaCTGCTCAGCCCTGCTGGGTCAGTCTTAGCCTCCCCATCCTTGTAGAGGGGAACATCTGAGGCCACAGATTTTGCATCCTTAGCAACCCCTGCTTGTTCTGGCTCCTGTTTTTTGTATAGATTCCTTCTGGCTCTGGTTCGGAGATCTGGCCGAGAGCGTTTCTTAAAATGCCCATCTCGCTGTCGGGTGGCTGGACCACGCTGTGTACGCACTGATTCTCCTGGGACACACAAGCCACTTTTGATTTCAGCCTCCTCCTGGCCCACGTTCTGCTGCAATGACTCTTCTTTGGTCAAACCCAGcctgcaaatcaaaatcacagccATCAGTTTCAAGCCAGAGTGGACATGtctgttttatttctatgaaTAATATGGACCCAGAAACACAAGATATCTCAGAACAAAATAAATCTGCGTGGTGCACAGTCTAACCATAGAAAAACTTCTGTTAGCTTCACTATGAATGGCATTAAGATAAATCTCCACATTCTTGTCCAACACATAAGTATACACTATTTTGAGACCATCTACCTCTATCCCCTCAAAACCCCAGACCAGGACTCATAGCTCCAACTGCCTTACTTCTGTCCATAGTAGTCTTCAAAGaacttttctttccattgttccaccttcttttccttctccatttcctGTCGTATCCTGACTTGCATCTCATGAGTAAATTCGCCTAGGGAGAAATAAACCTCTTCTAGTAAGTGCATTCGGGATAGTAATGTCTGTCTTATGGACAGCTGAATCTCCCAGTTTTAAAACAACCCGTCTCTTCTAAAGGCTCTCTCACATCATGCTCTTATAGGGACAGAGCTAACACGTCTACTATAAGGGAAATTCACTCTTCCTTAAAGTGAGACCAAGCAACTCCTTGAtcgaaaaagcaaaacaacaaaagaacCATTCTTATTTCCTGTGTAGATAAAAAGTTAACATAGTAGGTAGGCCTGATTGTTTACTCTTAGAAAGGCCTACTTAAAAGAACAGCCCTTGGCTGACATCTGGGAACTTAGATTTCAGGAGGGTTCCCAACCACCCTAACTGATATGAGTTGTTCACTGTGCCTCAATTGTTTATGCAAACAATATGGCTTATGCTGAACACCTGCCTTCCTTTTGGGAATCTGGAATCTGGGTATGTGCCAAGCAGTGGCTTCCTACATGATCAGCCCTTGATAAAAACCCTGGGCACCAAGTCTTTAACAGGTTTCCCTAGTAGACATTTCATACATGTTGTCATAACTTGTTACTGGGGAATTAAATGTGTCCTGTGTGACACCACTGAGAGAGGACCTTGGAAGCCAACACATGGTTTCCCCTGGACCTCACCCCATGTGCCTCTCCATCTGCTGATTTTACTTTGTATTCTTCTGCTGTAATAAACCGCAGCCCTGTACATATAACTATATGCTGAGTCCTGCTAGCAAATCATCAAACCTAGGGGCATTCTTAGAGCCCTCTCAACACTTTCCccacaaaattaaattaatagaCGCTAACAATCACTCCAAGTGACAATGCCTAAAAAGACAGAGCATGGTGGAGCTTGTCAACTCCACAGTGTACTTTCCTCCACCCTTCCAGACGATGCCATGATTACTGGAATAGGTGTTTATAGTTTTAATGATAAAAAGGAGATGATGAAtgggtatatacatacaatatagtGAAAGTCTAAATCTAAACACCCCGTTATTTCTTCAGAGCTGTGTGGCATATTAATACCCACCACATTTATTAGTAATGAGGAAAGCCTGTCTTATACTAAATAACCCTTTGAGAAGAGCGAGCTTGGGTTTTAAATACCAGGAGACATGCAACACCACATGACAGGTGCATCACAAGCCGTCCGAGATGATCAAGTCTACATACCATCAGCCAGGCGCTCCCGCCAGCTCTGAGCCGCATGGGTAAAAAACTCGTTATTTAGTGCACTGCTGCTGAGACGCAACAGGCCATCTGTCCCCACCTAGAAGGatcaagggggaaaaaatcctaataaataaacttaaaagagAACAGAAGCCCACCCAGAGAGAGGCAAAGGGGAGGCTGCCCATGTGCACCTGTCTGTCTACttcaggcaggaggaagaggagctgcTGCTGGAAGTGTGATGGTAAGGCATGGAAGGTCCGAGAGTTGATCAGGGCACGGAGGTTGGTGTTGACAAGAATGGACCCAGGTGTCTCAAAATCTATTTCTTCCCCTCTGTTGCGCTTCATTTGACCTATGATTTTTGAAGCAAGAAGAAGCAAGGTATggatttcagctttttaaaagaaaaaagcaaataccTACTGATGGGAAAACTTTGGTGACAGCACCCAAGCTACCCAGAAGTTATCTGCACACAATCTGCTCAATTGTCCAGTCCATCCTAACCTGTATATTCTTTCCAGGTTTTGGGATTGCATCCCCTCACACAAAACTCTGTACCGTGCTGTGTCACAGCCTGAAAAGGACACTTCCCGCAGAAAATCAGGCAAGGAGCAGGTTCTGAGCTTCCCTCCAAAGCTGGAGAACAGGCTCCACAAAGCTCAACTGGAGAAATCATGGAAATTGTCTAAAAGTAAATCTAGTTAGTATACTATAGAAAAATCtgcagaagccttctgtgaatgGGCTGGAGAGGGATGATCTCCATGCAGAAATGTACTAAGGACTGTTCAAAGCCAACTGAGATGCTAATACCTCTCACAGAAGCCTCAGCAAATGCTACTTTTATCTGAAAAACTCACTAGGACTAGAGACCTGTGAGACCTTAGATTGAGCACTGCTGATGAGCTGGAAAAGCAGCAAGACAGCAAACCTAGTTCTCACATGGGCAAAGGTTTACTCTAATTCTCAGAAGCAAAAGCTTGTCTTCTTAATGGTttcatctacaaaaaaaaccagCATGTGGGTCATTAAGAATTAAATCCTGAAATAGCAAAGAGCATACTAATATTGCAAATAACTctaatgggggtggggtggggtgaggggtgggaggtATAGATAATAGCACTACTGAATTTGTTTGCATACCCAAAATTCAACACATGCTTCCACTCGACATACTGACTAGGTTGTAAAAAAGGGAGTGTCTGATACAGACTACAGATGTTGGGAACAAATGTGGCAAGATGCTACCGAAGAGAGAAATGGGGTGTTGGAATTCTTCACTGAGAAGCTCAGAAGCAGTTTTCACTCACTCAAACACTTACTACGCAGTACAAGGCAGGCACAGACTAGGCCCACAGGGACATATAAGAAACAATTGTGGCATCATCTCTGCCTGAAAGGACTTCTCACAGTCTAGCAGAGAGCTACAAATGAAATAACcaaattacaaagtaaaaataaacaaaaaatagaggGCCACccaagaagtaaaaataaactggTAAAGGAATTGGAATAGAAGACATCATCTTCTCACTAGGCCTGCAGGGGCCCCCTTTACAGGCAGAGAAATAAGTGCCAAGCCACTCACCTGTGGCTGGCTTCCGGAAGCCTCTCAGGAGCGGGGCAGGGTCCTGGGTGACCTCGGCCTGGCCATGAATAGCAGCGCTGCCCAGGGCCAGAGagccgctgctgctgctggacGGGCTGCCGCTCTCGCCATCAGCGTGGCAGCCCGAGAACCCTGAAGGCACAGCATTCCACTGGTCAAAAGTATCACAAGCCGCGCCCATGGCTCTCAGACAAGGTCACTTCTCCCAACTCTCCCTGAGATGCTGCCAGCAATACTGGGATGCTTCCATCTCCCAGCCTTAGGCTGAGAGAAACCACCACTTCATGGTCTGGCTTTAAAATATCACCTTACAGGTGCCAAACCGCCATCTTTATTTGTATAGCACTACACCTTTTACAAAGCACTGGCACAATCAAATCCTCTGTTGGATCCTCACGACTGCCCTGGCAGACAAAGAGGAAGGCACACAGCAGAGCCCAGCACTAGAACCTATGGCAGGCCTCATCCACTGGCAGGGCTCTTGCCTGTGGCCCGACAGCTCTCCTGGTATCACACTATTAGGTCAGAAACTGCTGACAGAGGGAGGCCAGGTCCCCAGGACCTGAGGAAAAAGAATCACAACCATGAGTTTACACATACCTGATGCAGATTCCACGTGGGCCCCGTTTACCTTCAGAGGAGTCAGGACAACTCGAGGCAGCATCACcccagtctttttcttttgtttgttcgCCTTCGTTCCCAGAGAGAACAAAAGAGAGCCCAAGTCAACTGCAGAGCCACAAAAGCATTCCCTGGCGACACTATCTCTACTCACTCTCTTCAACCAGATCTGTCAAATAATGCTGACAAGAGCACTGATTAATGTTACTGAGCTACGTGCTGGTCACTGTGCCAAGCATCATTCCAAGCTACAAAAATgtactgttatccccattttacaggtaaggaattTTCCCAAAGTCTCAAGGCTAGTAAGTGCAGGGTTATCATTCAAACTGCTCACTCCCAATCTCCTGATCTCTCTACTCTGCACTAACCACACTTCTCCCTGAATGTTCACGTGTATATTACAAGAATGAAcagaatcaggctgggcatggtgactcatgcctgtaatcccagcactttgggaggccgaggcagacagatcacttgaggtcaggaattcgagactagcctggctgacatggcaaaaccccatctctactaaaaatacaaatattagccaggcacggtggtatgtgcctgtaatcccagctactcgggaggctgaggcaggagaattgcttgaaccccagaggtagaggttgcagtaagcagacatcatgccactgcaatccagcctgagcgacaggcacaactccatctcaaaaaaaaaaaaaaaaaaagaatgaacaaaatcacTCAGCcaaggtaaagaaaaagaaaaaacttactcTGCTCAAACCTACTGTTCACTTTTCCTACGGCCCCCTGTTAAATGCTACTAACAGCTGGAGACCAGACTTCTATTCTTCACTCTCTGAACACGTTCACAGCTCACTACAGGAGAAGGAAGGATCTTGCCTTATACCTGTCATCATTCATCCTCCCGGGCTAGGCTCTACCTCTTCCTTACCTGTGAGGAAGCTCTGTAGCTGTCCCTGGGATTGGAAAGAGGTCGACTCTGAGATTCTGTAGAACAGGATGCGTTCGAAGATGTTTCATCAAGAGATActggaagagaggaaaaataaagattagtCCCTAGTGCCTGCTGTGGCTCCCTCACCCATCTGGTAAAGGGTCCTTACCATCGTTCTCACCACTCACAGTGCTGGCTTCATTAGACCCACAGCTCTCCACATCAGCCGTGTCCTCTGGCTCCTCTCCCTCCACTGTAGCCGGATGGCGAGACCACTGCAGGGCATCCTTCTGTGATAGCAAGGTACAACTCAGGTGAACAAAACCCTACAAATTCTTAAAGCAAGGCAGTCATtcctaaatgtgtatgcttttGAAAAAGAGGGATTTAGAATACTGACAAGTTCCTAACCCTTTCTAACTGACCTTTTTCTCAGCAAGTTCTTTTCATAAATATATCATTAAGAAAGTTAGGTACACTTTTGCATTCaaacattcagtaaacatttatagGGAGCCTCCTATAAGCTATATACCATGTTAGTTCTGGGGAGGGTGGAGGGCTAAGGAGCAGGAATCAGGgccctgctctcaaggagctcaAATAAGTAGGGAGGTCAATTAAACTGATTACAATACAAAGTACAGTACATAGGTGAACACGGAGAGCTGTGGCAGCCCAGAAGAGGGGGCACCTAACTTCAATGAGTTGAACGCAAGACAGCATGGAGGTGAGTAACGATCAGGGAAGTAACACATCCAAAGGGATGTGTTGCTTAAGCtgggttttaaaataaattagcaacTAGACAGACAGGTTGGCAGCAGAGAGATTGTAGGAAGTTCTAGATAGTGGGATgagcaaatgtgaaagaatatTCCAAACTCAGG
It contains:
- the ASXL1 gene encoding putative Polycomb group protein ASXL1 isoform X2 — encoded protein: MKDKQKKKKERTWAEAARLVLENYSDAPMTPKQILQVIEAEGLKEMSGTSPLACLNAMLHSNSRGGEGLFYKLPGRISLFTLKKDALQWSRHPATVEGEEPEDTADVESCGSNEASTVSGENDVSLDETSSNASCSTESQSRPLSNPRDSYRASSQANKQKKKTGVMLPRVVLTPLKVNGAHVESASGFSGCHADGESGSPSSSSSGSLALGSAAIHGQAEVTQDPAPLLRGFRKPATGQMKRNRGEEIDFETPGSILVNTNLRALINSRTFHALPSHFQQQLLFLLPEVDRQVGTDGLLRLSSSALNNEFFTHAAQSWRERLADGEFTHEMQVRIRQEMEKEKKVEQWKEKFFEDYYGQKLGLTKEESLQQNVGQEEAEIKSGLCVPGESVRTQRGPATRQRDGHFKKRSRPDLRTRARRNLYKKQEPEQAGVAKDAKSVASDVPLYKDGEAKTDPAGLSSPHVPGTSSAAPDLEGPKFPVESVASRIQAEPDNLARASASPDRIPSLPQETVDQEPKDQKRKSFEQAASASFPEKKPRLEDRQSFRNTIESVHTEKPQPTKEEPKVPPIRIQLSRIKPPWVVKGQPTYQICPRIIPTTESSCRGWTGARTLADIKARALQVRGARGHHCHREAATTAIGGGGGPGGGGGGATDEGGGRGGSSGDGGEACGHPEPRGGPSTHGKCTSDLQRTQLLPPYPLNGEHTQAGTAMSRARREDLPSLRKEESCLLQRATVGLTDGLGDASQLPIAPTGDQPCQALPPLSSQTSVAERLVEQPQLHPDVRTECESGTTSWESDDEERGPTVLADNGLIPSLVGDDTLEKGTGQALDSHPTMKDPVNVTPSSTPESSPTDCLQNRPFDDELGLGGSCPPMRESDTRQENLKTKALVSNSSVHWIPISSNDEVVKQPEPESREQVPSVEPQVGEEWEKAAPNPPALPGDLTAEEGLDPPDSLTSLWTVPSRGGNDSTGSYCQQVDIEKLKINRDSEALSPHSESTDTASDFEGHLTEDSSEADTSEAAVTKGSSVDKDEKPSWNQSASLSKVNGDLCLVTRTDGMVASQSWVSRVCAVRQKIPDSLLLANTEYQPRAVCLSRPGSSVEATNPLVMQLLQGNLPLEKVLPPAHNDSMSESPQVPLTKEQSHGSLRMGSLHGLGKNSGMVGGSSPSSLRALKEPLLPDSCETGTGLARIEATQAPGAPQKNSKAVPSFDSLHPVTNPITSSRKLEGMDSKEQFSSFSCEDQKEVCAMSQDSNSNAAPGKSPGDLATSRTPRFSSPNVISFGPEQTGRALGDQSNVTGQGKKLFGSGNVAATLQRPRPADPMSLPAEIPPVFPSGKLGPSTNSMSGGVQTPREDWAPKPHASVGSVKNEKTFVGGPLKANAENRKATGHSPLELMGHLQGMPFVMDLPFWKLPREPGKGLSEPLEPSSLPSQLSIKQAFYGKLSKLQLSSTSFNYSSSSPTFPKGLAGSVVQLSHKANFGASHSASLSLQMFTDSSTVESISLQCACSLKAMIMCQGCGAFCHDDCIGPSKLCVLCLVVR
- the ASXL1 gene encoding putative Polycomb group protein ASXL1 isoform X1, whose translation is MKDKQKKKKERTWAEAARLVLENYSDAPMTPKQILQVIEAEGLKEMRSGTSPLACLNAMLHSNSRGGEGLFYKLPGRISLFTLKKDALQWSRHPATVEGEEPEDTADVESCGSNEASTVSGENDVSLDETSSNASCSTESQSRPLSNPRDSYRASSQANKQKKKTGVMLPRVVLTPLKVNGAHVESASGFSGCHADGESGSPSSSSSGSLALGSAAIHGQAEVTQDPAPLLRGFRKPATGQMKRNRGEEIDFETPGSILVNTNLRALINSRTFHALPSHFQQQLLFLLPEVDRQVGTDGLLRLSSSALNNEFFTHAAQSWRERLADGEFTHEMQVRIRQEMEKEKKVEQWKEKFFEDYYGQKLGLTKEESLQQNVGQEEAEIKSGLCVPGESVRTQRGPATRQRDGHFKKRSRPDLRTRARRNLYKKQEPEQAGVAKDAKSVASDVPLYKDGEAKTDPAGLSSPHVPGTSSAAPDLEGPKFPVESVASRIQAEPDNLARASASPDRIPSLPQETVDQEPKDQKRKSFEQAASASFPEKKPRLEDRQSFRNTIESVHTEKPQPTKEEPKVPPIRIQLSRIKPPWVVKGQPTYQICPRIIPTTESSCRGWTGARTLADIKARALQVRGARGHHCHREAATTAIGGGGGPGGGGGGATDEGGGRGGSSGDGGEACGHPEPRGGPSTHGKCTSDLQRTQLLPPYPLNGEHTQAGTAMSRARREDLPSLRKEESCLLQRATVGLTDGLGDASQLPIAPTGDQPCQALPPLSSQTSVAERLVEQPQLHPDVRTECESGTTSWESDDEERGPTVLADNGLIPSLVGDDTLEKGTGQALDSHPTMKDPVNVTPSSTPESSPTDCLQNRPFDDELGLGGSCPPMRESDTRQENLKTKALVSNSSVHWIPISSNDEVVKQPEPESREQVPSVEPQVGEEWEKAAPNPPALPGDLTAEEGLDPPDSLTSLWTVPSRGGNDSTGSYCQQVDIEKLKINRDSEALSPHSESTDTASDFEGHLTEDSSEADTSEAAVTKGSSVDKDEKPSWNQSASLSKVNGDLCLVTRTDGMVASQSWVSRVCAVRQKIPDSLLLANTEYQPRAVCLSRPGSSVEATNPLVMQLLQGNLPLEKVLPPAHNDSMSESPQVPLTKEQSHGSLRMGSLHGLGKNSGMVGGSSPSSLRALKEPLLPDSCETGTGLARIEATQAPGAPQKNSKAVPSFDSLHPVTNPITSSRKLEGMDSKEQFSSFSCEDQKEVCAMSQDSNSNAAPGKSPGDLATSRTPRFSSPNVISFGPEQTGRALGDQSNVTGQGKKLFGSGNVAATLQRPRPADPMSLPAEIPPVFPSGKLGPSTNSMSGGVQTPREDWAPKPHASVGSVKNEKTFVGGPLKANAENRKATGHSPLELMGHLQGMPFVMDLPFWKLPREPGKGLSEPLEPSSLPSQLSIKQAFYGKLSKLQLSSTSFNYSSSSPTFPKGLAGSVVQLSHKANFGASHSASLSLQMFTDSSTVESISLQCACSLKAMIMCQGCGAFCHDDCIGPSKLCVLCLVVR